The genomic window TTGATGTTTTGCTAGCTGAGCGAAGAGTGGATGAAGCACTGGATGCGCTGGATGAAGCAGAACAAGTTGCTTCTGATGCAAAACGAAAACAGACTCTAACTACAGCTGAAATTTCGGCTTTGAAAAGATCTGTATCTGATAATTGTCAGAGGCTGGCAGATCAACTTGCTGAAGCTGCTTGTCAGTCTTCCACTCGTGGTATCGAACTTCGCGCTGCAGCTTCTGCCCTCAAAAGGCTCGGTGATGGCCCCCGAGCTCACAGCCTCTTACTCGGTGCACATGATCAAAGGCTTCAATGCAATATGCAAACTATACATCCATCTAGCACTTCATACGGTGGGGCATATACTGCAGCACTTGCTCAACAAGTTTTTTCAGTTATAGCTCAGGCACTCAGTGACTCTGTAGAAGTCTTTGGTGATGAGTCATGTTACGCATCTGAATTGGTTACATGGGCTACAAAGCAGGTTATGTCCTTTGCGCTCCTGGTAAAGAGGCATGTGCTGTCTTCTTGTGCAGCTGCTGGAGGCTTGAGAGCAGCTGCAGAATGTGTTCAGATATCACTTGGGCATTGTTCCTTGCTGGAAGCCCGTGGTCTGTCTGTTTCATCTGTTCTCCTGAAACAGTTCAAACCCAGTCTTGAGCAAGCATTAGATGCTAACTTGAGGAGAATTGAAGAGAGCATTGCTGCACTTGCTGCAGCTGATGACTGGATACTCACTTATCCCCCAACTGGTATCCGTCCATTAACTAGATCATCTGCTGCTAACTTGGCAATTCAGCCAAAGCTATCTAGCAGTGCACATCGTTTCAATTCAATGGTTCAGGTAATGCTCATCTCTTATGGTTGAATTACAACAAGGGATCTATCTGTTTATTGTACACAGAACATTTATATCGATCTTTTTTTGCAAGCTTGTAACAGCAGAATTATGGCATAATGCTGCATATTAATGTATATTCATACTAGACATGGCATGCTATGAGCCTATGACTCTTAACATTTCTTTTGCTAAAAGCTCAGGCATTCTTCGTAACTTTGTATTCACTATCTGTTGAACTTATGTTCTCATGAAAGATGCCATTTTCAACAGGGATTGTATTAATTGTCACTAAATCCCCATCTTGATTAATCTAATACATGACACATGAGACTTGTCCTATGTACTTTTTGTGTATTTCATACTAGTTATAGTGTGCTAAGCTGACATAGTAGGAGTGTAATCACTATAATGATTGATAATACCAACATAACTCCCTTGACATCACAAGAATCACTAGTTTGATGACAAAAGTTTCGCTTGAACTGGAAAATAGATTTTCCTTATCATCACTTTGCGTACAGGAAAATTCTATTGTGATTTATGAACTGCGTTCATTGCACTGAGCTTCTTTGAGAATGATGATTAGCTTGTATATTGGTCCTTTCAGCTATATCATATTAAGTATGTCTTGATGCTACCTGGAATTGCAGGATTTCTTTGAGGATGTTGCACCACTACTTAGCTTGCAATTAGGTGGTTCTACAATGGATGGGATCACACAAATTTTCAATTCATATGTCAACTTGCTTATAAGTGCTTTACCTGGTTCAATTGATGATGAAGCTAACTTAGATGGTTTAGGAAATAAGATTGTTAGAATGGCAGAGACTGAAGAACAGCAGCTAGCTTTATTGGCTAATGCATCTTTATTAGCTGAGGAGTTGCTACCTAGAGCAGCTATGAAGTTATCATTGATAAACCAGTCTAACATGGATGATTTGCGTAAAAGAGGGACAGATAAACAAAACCGTGTGCCTGAGCAACGTGAATGGAAAAGAAAACTGCAACGAATGGTGGACAGATTAAGAGATAGTTTTTGCAGGCAGCATGCTCTTGAACTTATATTTACAGATGAAGGTGATACCCATCTCAGCGTAGAAATGTATATTAGTATGGATAATACTGTTGAAGAACCAGAGTGGGTTCCATCTCTAATTTTCCAGGTACTTACAAGTTACAAAGTTCATTTATTGTAATTGGCAAAATGAAACCCCAGTTCATGTACTTGCTGGAATGGCTCTGTTATGGGCGGCAGAGATAAGGGCAGAGTTCAAATTAGGATTTAGTTAGTATCCGTATGGATCCAGTTGTTAGTTTAAATTAGATAAGAGGTAAGTCAGATTGTTAGAGATAAAGCGGGTTGTTAGTTAGTGGATTAGGATTAGGACTTTGTTAGTTTAAATTAGATAGGGGATAAGAgttggttggttggatgagttcTGGCTGGCTAGCGGCTATATAAGTCAGCATTAGGCGTGACTTTTGGAAGCAATGAAATAAGAcatctctttatatatatatttctctcTCTGTTCCTCTCACttggttctctctctctctctctctctctctctctctctctcgtggtTATCTCTCCCTCTTTCCTGTGCTACCCTAGCCAGGTTCTACCTGGCTCATATAGGTCTTTCTTCCTtgagcttttaaaaaaaaaaaaaaatcagtttttcaCATGTGTCATTGAACTTGTGATTGCTTAGTCAAAATAGTGCCTCAGTCTGCGAAATTCCAACTTTGAGATCATTGTCAATCCTTTATATAATATAAACTATCATTTTATCGTGATCATATACCTGAAGGAAGAAAGCTGCATCTAAATTAATTGAACATATGGAGTATGGACTTAAATAAATGCTTTTGGGAACCATGGAGCTAAAGTGACTATAATAGATGGGTTGAATGTACAATTTTAAAGGGAAATATCTACACTGCTCCCTGATTTTTTAATGAATGATTCTACTTAAGCCCCTGGACTATAAAAAATCGTATTACTGCCAGTTTTAGcctgggggaggggggggggggatgatacACCATCAAAATTCTAGGGGCATAGTCCTGCGACAAAAAAATTCAAGGCCTGTATAGATTTGCCATATAAAAAAGTAGCGTGCCTTTGTTGTGATTGCCCCTTCGATATTAGTGCGTTAGAAAGGGTGCAACTGCCAAAAATGAGTTCTTTGAATGGGACAAGCATGTCGTAGATAATAGTCTTTGGAAGCATCTCATTTAGTGTACATTGCAGGAACTGTATGCGAAGCTAAACAGGATGGCAGGCATAGCTGCAGAAATGTTTGTTGGTAGAGAAAGATTCGCTACTTTGCTAATGATGCGCCTCACTGAGACAGTCATACTGTGGCTCTCAGAGGACCAGGCCTTCTGGGAAGAGATTGAACAGGGACCAAAGCCTTTGGGTCCCCTTGGCCTTCAGCAGGTAAGCTCCTTTCctcctttttttccttccatctgacaactattatttttaaaattttcctttcTCTGCAGTTCTACCTGGATATGCAATTTGTCATCATTTTTGGGCAAGGTCGTTTTTTGTCTAGACATGTACACCAAGTCATTTTGGATATCATTGATAGAGCAATGGCTGCATTTTCTGCTACTGGAATGAACCCTGATAGGTACAATGCTGTCTCATGTTTGTCCTTCTATTGCTTCAGAATTAATAACAATTTTGTTATCTGCAAACTTTAGCAATTGTTTTTTCTAATATTCATTATGTACTTCAGTTGTCTAGAGAAGTCAATGCTCTGATGTGTTTTGCTTTGTAAAGTTTGGATTACTAATGATCCTCCCTAATGAAAACTAGTAAGAGGATAAGAATAAGTAAATAACTTGCGGTTATATCATTTCTTTAGGCTGCTACCCTTGTAGACTAGACTTCCCAGTGATCTTACGCCGTTGTGGCTTACAATAACCACAATTTTCAGCTTGGCTGCTATCTAGTAACCTAACCAAAATGTCCCCACTGGGATGGTTTTGAGAAATATGGCGTTTAGTGAAGACCTTGATGAATGATTAGCTGATTCACATGGCTTTGGCATTGGCcttatatgtgctatttttcttacaaatgaattattcaaatattttttttgaaaaagaaaacattatAGAATAAGTCATGTCTGCATCTATCTCGTTTGTCCGGAAAGCCCAGCAATCTTGGCCTGGGAAAGTTGCTAGCTGCCCATAGGCTACACAATAGTGACACATCTGGTCATACATCCAGTATAATGTAGTGTTGTAACTGTCTGCTGAACTAAAGCATAATATATTGAAacaatatcatatttttttgttgGCTGAAGGACTGGCCATATGTTATGCGCAGGAACAGTAAACGTGCACGTGAACAGTAGCCATGGTACTATAGCACGAGATCAGAAGGTTATGCTAGATTAGCTAGTATATCTATTGGTTTGTTAGGCTCTTATCATATCTAAAGTTTGTTAGTCAAGTTGTTAGAGTTAGATCTATATAAGGTACATGACTACCACCCTTTGTAATCAAgcaaaagaagaattaatctaagtctctcCTAATATTCTATATCTCctcaatctatagtctaatccctTCCATAGCAGCCAATGCCGTCTGGCTATCCTCCAGCGGATGTTTACCCCTTAATGATCCTAGGATCATAACACCACATTATAGCCTGCAGAATCTAGATTATTGTTATACCATGTCACAAAGATTGGTATGGCATAATTTGTATGAAACATTTTCTGAACTGTAGCTGATTCGTGCTTTTCGATATTTACTGAATACCGTCACAATATGCCGGCTACCTTTCAAACTTAGCTTGCTGTACTTGAATACTAACAAGGCTGCTTTCTAGTTACTCTTACTTCAGTCATGCTTTAGAAAAATCTTCCCCTCATGTTCCCTGGTCGGAAGTCATTACCACGACTTGCCTGTGATTTGGATTGCAATCTAGTAGCTAAATCTGGGTTTCTCTTGCCTACGAGGCCATGAGGAAGATTCTCACAGAAGTTGCTTCTACTGTAAACTTCAATTTCAACCAATATCCTTCCTTTTGTGCAGTGTCCTTCCAGGCGACGATTGGTTCATGGATGTCGCTCATGATGTTGTCAGCATGATCAGTGGAAAGGGTAGAGTTGCCAATGGGGACAGGGAGATAAACAGCCCAACTGCCTCAGTTTCAGCGCACTCCATGTCTTCGTTCAGATCCCACGGCAGCTCCTAGTTTGCAAGCTGGTCTTTTTTGTAGGCAGATCATTGTATTACAATTGATAGTATATTCTTTCGCCTTGTTCCTCCAGTCTTTGTTCcctattttttcttcaaaatctgTTTGTGCTAGTGCTAGTATAGATGGATGATTGTTTGACCTAGGAAAAAGAAATCTTGAGTCACTGTTTCCAGGAGCTGACGCCTGCAAGTGTTGCATGGCCATATGGCATGAGCTTTATATCAGTGTGTATCATTCTTTCATCAATTTTACACTTGTCAGTTGGCACATCACGGTTCATGAATGCAGGAATGGCGCTTTGAATAATGAATTCTGAATTATTTAGTTTGTGGCTTTGTGCCAGTAAACCACTATTACATTTTACTGCACAGGCCAGTAACAATCTCAGAAGCAAGTCTTTTCTTTCCCTTCCCTTTTTAGAAAATGATTAACAGTACTGGTACCACCGATACAAACATTGTTGGAAAACATACATGTTTGACTTTGAATTTTTGATACCGTGTTCTGATCAGTGTTTCTTTTGGGTTTCATCTATATAAGAGTGGCTGTTTTTTTTAATACGTTGGCTCGTCAAACTTATCATAATCTGGTCTTAGGATCGGCTATGCTGGTACAACGTAGGTGGAATTATTGTTCTGATCAGTGTTCGGAAACTGCTGGGAACTGGCTAAAATGTAAAAACTAGCGCTGGATTGGTTCAGGTGCTCGGGTTCAATCTTGCTGCTAAAATGTAGGTTTTATTATGGCTTATTAGTTATATTTTAAACAACAAAATATCTGAAAACTCGAATTATGAAATTCAAGAACATGTCGAGGGGCACCGGGAGTGCCACGCAAGATGTGTCGCACCTCGGGTGGGGCTGCTGGTTCACGCTCTgggagctggaggaggccgCGAATGGGCTCTCCAAGGAGAATGTGATCGGGGAGGGTGGCCCAATTTAAGAAATATACTCTTCTCTTAACCTGTTTTTACTCAGATTTTTGTTTTGCAAGTTTACTGCTCTTGAGATGCTCTGCGGACCAGGGAGTCTgaggaggaagggagggagcGGGTGCCTttgcggtggtggtggagcatgGTAGGGAAGGAGGCAGCCGGTGCCTAAGTCATTAGTTAGAGATGATATGTCATTAGTAGAGATAAATAGTTCTTTCTAAATCCAATATGctggcttttttttttgaattttggaatttACGGAGGCGATTTTGGCTCTGCATCTGCAATGCTCCGTCGACATGGGTATTCCCTGTCGTCTCATTGGAATCTCCCCTTGCGCTTGTAGGCTGCGGACAGTGATGGCTCGCTCAGGCTGTTCCCCGTCCGTCTTCCAACTGATCCCTATCACTGACGGGGCTGACTGCATGGATGGCAGTTTGTCACCATTGACTGACTTTGTGAAGGTTTACGACGATCTACGAACTCCATCAACATCGAAGACTATCTAGGCGGCTCGCCTCACTGGTTTTTCTGATGAAGATATCTTGCGCACAGAGGAGAGTATTGTCAATGGTATTACTACTCCAGCATTGGCCTCACGCATAGTTGAAGCTATGGCTGCTGACCCATCGCTGAGTCCGACAATTCCTTCTCAAGCTCCTGGGAAAGGGCTCCAGCATGGGAAGAGCTGGGGATAGTTGATGTGACCTTGGCATGGACCTCTCCCCAAACGGTGGGCGGAATCTGTGGTGGTCATGCGGGACTTCTATCTTGGAGAAAAATCAGCGAATTTGTTTGGTAAGCCTGATTGTCAATTGGCTGATAAATCTTCGGTGATTTCCTTGCAGGATTCCAAGATTTCCATGGCAAGCGAGCTGTTTCCGTGCAGCCGTAGCAGGAATGATGTTTTTGGTACATTCTGGAGGCGACATGCTTCCTTTTGTGGACAATCACCTTTCTTGTGCTAGACGACGTCAACCTGCTCACATCTCTAGTAGAACTAATTGATCACCTCTCTTCCTTACTCCTTTCTTTCTCCATCCTATGCATAAGTGGCAATGACAGGCATTGGCACTGGTTCCACTCCTGCGGCTAGTGGTGGTCAGGGCCAGGGGGTCGCCGGTGCTCCGGCCGGTGGCCAATGTGGTGTCGAACTAGGAAAGGTGACGGGTGGACTTATCGATAGCTAACCAGGTGCCACGGCTAGGGGGTCTGGACGACCCGAAGTAGGCCGTTCCCTGCATCATGGCCGGACCACGCCAACACACTCTTTTGTCCCCATTTTCAAGTCACTATCCAATATCCAGTCGCCTGGCATTCTCGGTGGGCTCGGTGGACAAGCCAGACCTAGCTCTGGCCAAGGTGGACACTTACGTTCGGTGTTGGCCCCTCGACTTGTCCTCCCTTTGAGGGGCGCCCTGGCCTTGGTTCTCGGTTTGAAGGCGAGGACGCAACCCAGGTCGATCACATGGCTTCTTGAGGGTGTAGGAGGGAAGTAACTCAACTTTGCCCAGTACGACTGCGTCCCCAGGTCCGTTGCCTTTGGCTTCTAAAGCAAAGGAATGCAAGCATAGACAAAAGAAAGTTTACTGTTTCTGGTGCAAGATGAAGGGGCACTCATTGGAGGAGTGTGAGGTAATTCTATATTATGTCATTTGCGACAAGCATGACAACCACATTTCCACTAAGTACCCGATTTTGAAGCACCCGAAGCGTAATGCATTGATGCTCGGTTTTGGTGCTCATAAACTGGGTTTTTTTTCCAAGTTGTTCAATCCGGTCACAATGGTATAGAACTGCAATCACCACCAACTGTGTTAGTCAAGGTTAAAGGTATCCTTGTAACAACATAAATCATTCAGAATGAACATCGGCAAAGGATCCATTCTGACTGGAATTGGGAGGCAGTTTCACAGGGAGCAGATAGCTATCTTGTGGCTTTTTTGAATTCAGACGAGCTGAGTAAGATGGTGGATGCTGAGTTCCATCTCAAAGCTCAATAG from Phragmites australis chromosome 14, lpPhrAust1.1, whole genome shotgun sequence includes these protein-coding regions:
- the LOC133890882 gene encoding exocyst complex component EXO84B-like; translation: MSSAKSSRSRPAGHSGVFPVGSAAAVGSGGGGGGGDSGVQLADKLKIFKTDNFDPDAYVQSKCQTMNEKEIRHLCSYLQDLKKASADEMRRSVYANYAAFIRTSKEISDLEGELLSIRNLLNTQVALIHGLSEGVQIDSLTSGSEGCAEDDIMNVEDQEPSEIQKWCADFPDTLDVLLAERRVDEALDALDEAEQVASDAKRKQTLTTAEISALKRSVSDNCQRLADQLAEAACQSSTRGIELRAAASALKRLGDGPRAHSLLLGAHDQRLQCNMQTIHPSSTSYGGAYTAALAQQVFSVIAQALSDSVEVFGDESCYASELVTWATKQVMSFALLVKRHVLSSCAAAGGLRAAAECVQISLGHCSLLEARGLSVSSVLLKQFKPSLEQALDANLRRIEESIAALAAADDWILTYPPTGIRPLTRSSAANLAIQPKLSSSAHRFNSMVQDFFEDVAPLLSLQLGGSTMDGITQIFNSYVNLLISALPGSIDDEANLDGLGNKIVRMAETEEQQLALLANASLLAEELLPRAAMKLSLINQSNMDDLRKRGTDKQNRVPEQREWKRKLQRMVDRLRDSFCRQHALELIFTDEGDTHLSVEMYISMDNTVEEPEWVPSLIFQELYAKLNRMAGIAAEMFVGRERFATLLMMRLTETVILWLSEDQAFWEEIEQGPKPLGPLGLQQFYLDMQFVIIFGQGRFLSRHVHQVILDIIDRAMAAFSATGMNPDSVLPGDDWFMDVAHDVVSMISGKGRVANGDREINSPTASVSAHSMSSFRSHGSS